The Streptomyces sp. NBC_01463 DNA window CGTGGCCAGGAACTCCCTGGCCCGGGAGTACCGCTCCTCCTGCGGGAGGAATCCGCCGCGCCGGAAGTTCTCGCCGGTGAACGCGTCCCAGGAGGTGACGACGTTCCACGCCGCGCGCCCGCCCGAGAGGTGGTCGAGGCTGGCGAACTGTCTGGCCACCTCGTAGGGCTCGTTGAACGTGGAGTTGATGGTGCCGGTGAGGCCGAGGCGATCGGTCACGGCGGCCAGGGCGGACAGCACGGTGAACGTGTCGGGGCGCCCGACCACGTCCAAGTCGTATATCTTTCCGCCCTGTTCGCGCAGTCGGAGCCCCTCCGCGAGGAACAGGAAGTCGAACTTGGCGCGTTCGGCGGTCCGGGCGAGATGCGCGAACGAGCTGAACTCGACGTGGCTGCCGGCCGCGGGGTCGCTCCACACGGTGGTGTTGTTGACGCCCGGGAAGTGGGCGGCGAGGTGGATCTGCTTGAGCGGCTTGCCGGTGCTGGTGCCGGCGCCGTTGCTGGTGCTCATGTAGGTGGTCCCTCCGGCTCAGACGGTGGCGTAGCGGTTGGCGGGGCGGGCGAGGCCGAGGAGCCCGCGCAGGGTGTCGGCCTCGTAGGCGCTCCGGAAGGCTCCGCGGCGCTGCAGTTCGGGCACCAGTCCCCGGGTGATGGCCCGGAGGTCGTGGCCGGTCCCGGCGGGGCGCAGCCGGAAGCCGGAGAGTCCGGCCTGCTGCCATTCCAGGAGGAGGTCCGCCAGTTGTGCGGGGGTTCCGGTGAACACCTTCGCGTCGCTGGTGTACGGCGCGCCGTCGAGTTCGTCGAGACGCTCCCGGCGGGCCGCCGCGGCCGCGGGATCGTCGTCGAGGAAGACGACGAGGTCACCGAAGATGTGCAGGGGTTCCGCGGCCCGCCCCGCCGCCGTCTGTCCGGCGCGGATCTCGTCGATGACGGTGCGGGCCTGACCGGTGTCGTGCGGGGTGATGTATCCGATGTCCGTCGAGCGCGCCACCAGTTGGAAGGGCACGCTCTGGTGGGCCAGGGCGCTGACGACCGGCTGGCCCTGCGGCGGCCGGGGGGTGATCGAGGGGCCCTTGACGCTGAAGTGGCGGCCCTCGAAGTCGATGTAGTGCAGCTTGTCGCGGTCGATGAACCGTCCAGTGGCGACGTCCCGGATCTCCGCGTCGTCCTCCCAGCTGTCCCAGAGCCGGCGTACCACCTCGACGTAGTCGCCGGCCTCCTCGAAGAGTTCGGCGGTCAGGTCCCGTACGGCAGGGGTGTCCCGGTCCTCGATGCGGAAGCGCGGGAACGTACGGCGTCCGAAGTGGGCCGCCTCGTGCTGCCGGGGCGTCACCTGGACGCGCAGACCGGCCCGGCCGCCGCTCACGTAGTCGAGGGTGGCGATCGCCTTGGAGATGTGGAACGGCTCGGTGTGGGTGGCGACGACGGTGGGGACGAGCCCGATGTGGCGGGTCAGCGGGGCCACCCGGGCGGCGATGAGCACCGCGTCGAGCCGGCCGCGCTCCTGGTCGGTGCGTCCGTCCGGCTCGGTGTACCGCGAGGACTGGAGCCCGAGGGCGTCCTCGATGGTCACGAAGTCGAGCAGGCCGCTTTCGGCCTCCTTCACGGTGTCGGTCCAGTACGCGGCGGTGAGCAGTTCCCCGGGCCGGGCCCCGGGCTCGCGCCAGGCGGCCGGGTGCCAGCCGGCACCGTTCAGGGCGACGGCGAGGTGCAGGGGGGATGCGGACAGGGGAGGGTGCGGCGATGACGATGCGGACACGAAAGGGTGCCTTCCTGATCGACCGTGGGTGATCGCCGGGCCTCGTCGGGAGGTTCGGCGTCGCGGGAACGGGTCAGGAACAACAGAGCGCGCCGGCCACGCGCTGGAGGTCTATGTGCTGCCGGGAGTACAGGTGGACACGGCGCCGGGGGGCGAGGACCTTGACGAGCGGACGCGTCACCGGTGGCATGACCGTCGCCTCCGCTCTTCCCGCTCGGCGGGCCCGGGGGCCTCGCGCTTGCGGAACCCGGTCGGGCCCCGCCCGGTCGTCACCCGGAGCACCCCGCCGCGCAGGAGGGTTGCCGGTCAGCGAGCCGGGGCTGTGCGCTGACACTCATGACCTGCCGGGAACGCTACGCGCGACGGCGGCGCCGCGCAATGCCCGGCAGATCATGGTCGTGTTCACACTGCCGTGAGCCTCAACAACGGGGCCACGCCGTCTGTTCCGCCGTCGGACGACTGTTTTCCCCTGCCTGCCCCAGCCCGCCGGCCGGCGGGGATCAGGCGCGTCCGGCCGCCTTCTGGCTCCTGCGGGACAGGGAGTCGACGACCACGGCCGCCAGCAGGACCGATCCGGTGATCATGAACTGCACGGCGTTGCTCACGCCCATGATGTTCATCCCGGACTGGATGGAACCGATCACCAGGGCACCGAGCAGCGCCGACCAGACGGAACCGCGCCCGCCGAACAGACTCGTACCGCCGATGACGGCCGCGGCGATGACGTTCATCAGCAGGTTGCCGCCGCCCGAAGTCTGGCTCGCCGACTGGATCTGCCCGGCGAGGAAGAG harbors:
- a CDS encoding LLM class flavin-dependent oxidoreductase; amino-acid sequence: MSASSSPHPPLSASPLHLAVALNGAGWHPAAWREPGARPGELLTAAYWTDTVKEAESGLLDFVTIEDALGLQSSRYTEPDGRTDQERGRLDAVLIAARVAPLTRHIGLVPTVVATHTEPFHISKAIATLDYVSGGRAGLRVQVTPRQHEAAHFGRRTFPRFRIEDRDTPAVRDLTAELFEEAGDYVEVVRRLWDSWEDDAEIRDVATGRFIDRDKLHYIDFEGRHFSVKGPSITPRPPQGQPVVSALAHQSVPFQLVARSTDIGYITPHDTGQARTVIDEIRAGQTAAGRAAEPLHIFGDLVVFLDDDPAAAAARRERLDELDGAPYTSDAKVFTGTPAQLADLLLEWQQAGLSGFRLRPAGTGHDLRAITRGLVPELQRRGAFRSAYEADTLRGLLGLARPANRYATV